A region from the Methylocella sp. genome encodes:
- a CDS encoding transcriptional repressor — MTDSRASRPEKPHDHGHAADPDGETAFTAALNLCREGGIALTPSRSRILEILSREGRPLGAYELIERVGEATGKRPAPISIYRALDFLLENSLIHRLASCNAFLACDHGHAPEIPIAFLICEICGDVTETTSEALRTSLRDLAAKAKFSPRAQVIEVTGVCEACAEA; from the coding sequence ATGACAGATTCACGTGCATCGCGTCCGGAAAAACCTCACGATCACGGCCATGCGGCTGACCCCGACGGCGAAACAGCATTCACGGCAGCATTGAATCTATGTCGGGAAGGCGGGATCGCCCTGACCCCGAGCCGCAGCCGCATTCTCGAGATTCTCTCCCGCGAAGGTCGCCCGCTCGGCGCTTATGAGCTGATCGAACGCGTGGGCGAGGCCACGGGCAAGCGCCCTGCTCCAATTTCGATCTACCGGGCGCTCGATTTTCTGCTCGAGAACAGCCTTATTCACCGCCTCGCCTCCTGCAACGCCTTTCTCGCTTGCGACCACGGTCACGCCCCGGAAATCCCCATTGCATTCCTGATTTGCGAGATTTGCGGCGACGTCACGGAGACGACCTCAGAGGCATTGCGCACCAGTCTCCGCGACCTTGCGGCGAAAGCGAAATTTTCACCGCGCGCCCAAGTCATCGAAGTGACGGGCGTTTGCGAGGCGTGTGCGGAAGCGTGA
- the ispG gene encoding flavodoxin-dependent (E)-4-hydroxy-3-methylbut-2-enyl-diphosphate synthase, which translates to MTIAQKTPASLDLADSELAGPSPRRRSVGVQVGSGKGAVKVGGGAPIVVQSMTNTDTADIDGTVAQVAALARAGSEMVRITVDRDEAAAAVPHIRDKLARRGCFVPLIGDFHYIGHKLLADHPGCAEALAKYRINPGNVGFKDKKDRQFSAIVEMAIKHQKAVRIGANWGSLDQELLTALMDENARSAEPASTGAVTREAMVQSALLSAARAEEIGLPRDKIILSAKVSAVQQLIAVYRTLARRSDYTLHLGLTEAGMGSKGIVASAAAMGILLQDGIGDTIRVSLTPEPGGDRTLEVQVGQELLQTMGFRTFVPLVAACPGCGRTTSTVFQELARDIQTYIRDELPIWRGRYPGVETLNVAVMGCIVNGPGESKHADIGISLPGTGETPAAPVFIDGQKAMTLRGEGIAAEFKTIVENYIERRFGGTKSAAE; encoded by the coding sequence ATGACCATCGCTCAAAAGACGCCGGCTTCTCTTGACCTCGCCGATTCCGAATTGGCTGGGCCCTCGCCGCGCCGCCGCTCCGTCGGCGTTCAAGTCGGGTCCGGCAAAGGAGCCGTCAAGGTCGGCGGCGGGGCGCCCATCGTCGTCCAGTCGATGACCAACACGGATACCGCCGATATTGACGGCACGGTCGCCCAGGTGGCCGCATTGGCCCGCGCCGGCTCAGAAATGGTGCGCATCACCGTCGACCGCGATGAAGCTGCGGCGGCCGTGCCGCATATCCGGGACAAGCTTGCCCGGCGGGGTTGTTTTGTCCCGCTCATCGGCGATTTTCACTATATTGGCCACAAGCTCCTTGCCGATCATCCGGGCTGCGCCGAGGCGCTCGCCAAATACCGGATCAATCCTGGAAATGTCGGGTTCAAGGACAAAAAAGACCGGCAATTTTCCGCCATCGTCGAAATGGCTATCAAACATCAAAAAGCGGTCAGGATCGGCGCCAATTGGGGCTCCTTGGATCAAGAGCTGCTCACCGCGCTGATGGATGAAAACGCGCGCTCCGCCGAACCCGCCTCCACCGGCGCCGTGACGCGCGAGGCCATGGTGCAATCAGCGCTTCTGTCGGCCGCGCGCGCCGAGGAAATCGGGCTGCCGCGGGACAAAATCATTTTGTCCGCCAAAGTTTCCGCCGTGCAACAGCTCATCGCGGTCTATCGGACGCTGGCGCGCCGCAGCGATTATACGCTGCATCTTGGTCTGACAGAGGCTGGCATGGGTTCGAAGGGCATCGTCGCTTCGGCCGCCGCCATGGGCATTCTGTTGCAGGACGGCATTGGCGATACCATCCGCGTCTCGCTCACCCCCGAGCCCGGCGGCGACCGCACGCTCGAGGTGCAAGTCGGCCAGGAACTCCTGCAGACCATGGGCTTTCGCACCTTCGTGCCGCTCGTCGCCGCCTGCCCCGGCTGCGGCCGCACGACTTCAACAGTGTTTCAGGAGCTCGCGCGCGACATCCAGACATACATCCGCGACGAGTTGCCAATTTGGCGCGGCCGCTATCCGGGCGTCGAAACGCTCAACGTCGCCGTGATGGGCTGCATCGTCAATGGGCCGGGCGAATCGAAGCACGCCGATATCGGGATCTCCCTCCCTGGCACCGGCGAGACGCCGGCGGCACCGGTGTTCATCGATGGGCAAAAGGCGATGACCTTGCGCGGCGAAGGCATAGCCGCCGAATTCAAGACCATCGTCGAGAACTATATCGAACGCCGATTCGGCGGGACCAAAAGCGCTGCAGAATAA